From Haloglomus litoreum, the proteins below share one genomic window:
- the ppsA gene encoding phosphoenolpyruvate synthase, which produces MATPDAGANEFVLWLDEIGSDDLDLVGGKGASLGEMTAAGLPVPPGFVVTAGTYREFIESTGIDEELFAAVDVDAEDSTALAEAEAHAKELILETEMPEDIRQGILDAYADLDDGEAFVAVRSSATAEDLPDASFAGQQETFLNITEEDLVDRVKRCWASLFTQRAIYYRQEQGFAHDKVDIAVVVQRMVDAEKSGVMFTSHPSTGEPKIIIEAAWGLGEAVVSGSVSPDNYVIDRETGEILDATIADKKTMMEKDPETGSTIEREVDEELREAQVLEAEEIEMLIDIGERAEDHYDDPQDIEWAMVDDEVYMLQSRPITTISDASAGAGADAVSDGSGDGDDDVILKGLGASPGIVSGAARVVRKLDQLDKVGEGDIIVTEMTTPDMVPAMKRAAGIVTDEGGMTSHAAIVSRELGVPAVVGTGTGSEVLGDGQLITIDGDKGTITEGTVDEETTKEDRLDEVRPQNPVKPMTATEVKVNVSIPEAAERAAQTGADGVGLLRMEHMILSTNETPEHYIENHGEDAYVDEIVRGVRGVADEFYPRPVRVRTLDAPTDEFRQLEGGEDEPHEHNPMLGYRGIRRSLDRPDVFAHELEAFRRLWEMGYDNVELMLPLVNDAEDVLRARTLMEEAGIDPEKQNWGVMIETPAAALTVESMIEHGIDFASFGTNDLTQYTLAVDRNNGNVADRFDELHPAVLELIATVIETCREHDVSTSICGQAGSKPEMARFLVNEGVSSISANIDAVRDVQHEVKRVEQKLLLDSVR; this is translated from the coding sequence ATGGCTACACCGGACGCGGGTGCGAACGAGTTCGTCCTCTGGCTGGACGAGATCGGGTCCGACGACCTCGATCTGGTCGGCGGCAAGGGCGCCTCGCTCGGGGAGATGACCGCCGCTGGACTCCCCGTCCCTCCGGGGTTCGTCGTGACCGCGGGCACCTACCGCGAGTTCATCGAGTCGACCGGCATCGACGAGGAACTGTTCGCTGCCGTCGACGTGGACGCCGAGGACTCCACGGCGCTCGCGGAGGCCGAGGCCCACGCGAAGGAACTCATCCTCGAGACGGAGATGCCCGAGGACATCCGACAGGGTATCCTCGACGCCTACGCCGACCTCGACGACGGCGAGGCGTTCGTCGCCGTCCGCTCCTCGGCCACCGCGGAGGACCTCCCGGACGCGTCCTTCGCCGGCCAGCAGGAGACCTTCCTCAACATCACCGAGGAGGACCTCGTCGACCGCGTGAAGCGATGCTGGGCCTCGCTGTTCACCCAGCGCGCCATCTACTACCGCCAGGAACAGGGCTTCGCCCACGACAAGGTCGACATCGCGGTCGTCGTCCAGCGGATGGTCGACGCGGAGAAGTCCGGTGTGATGTTCACCTCGCACCCCTCGACGGGCGAACCGAAGATCATCATCGAGGCCGCGTGGGGGCTGGGTGAGGCCGTCGTCTCCGGCTCCGTCTCGCCGGACAACTACGTCATCGACCGCGAGACGGGCGAGATCCTCGACGCCACCATCGCGGACAAGAAGACGATGATGGAGAAGGACCCCGAGACGGGGTCGACCATCGAGCGCGAGGTCGACGAGGAACTGCGCGAGGCGCAGGTGCTGGAGGCCGAGGAGATCGAGATGCTCATCGACATCGGCGAGCGCGCCGAGGACCACTACGACGACCCACAGGACATCGAGTGGGCGATGGTGGACGACGAGGTGTACATGCTCCAGTCCCGGCCCATCACGACCATCAGCGACGCCAGCGCCGGGGCGGGTGCCGATGCGGTGAGTGACGGGAGCGGCGACGGTGACGACGACGTCATCCTCAAGGGTCTCGGCGCCTCGCCGGGCATCGTCAGCGGTGCGGCGCGGGTCGTCCGCAAGCTCGACCAGCTTGACAAGGTCGGCGAGGGTGACATCATCGTGACCGAGATGACGACGCCGGACATGGTGCCCGCGATGAAGCGCGCCGCCGGCATCGTCACGGACGAGGGTGGGATGACCTCCCACGCCGCCATCGTCTCGCGCGAACTCGGCGTCCCCGCGGTGGTCGGCACCGGCACCGGCTCGGAGGTGCTGGGCGACGGCCAGCTCATCACCATCGACGGCGACAAGGGGACCATCACCGAGGGCACCGTCGACGAGGAGACCACCAAGGAGGACCGCCTGGACGAGGTGCGGCCGCAGAACCCCGTCAAGCCCATGACCGCGACCGAGGTCAAGGTGAACGTCTCCATCCCCGAAGCCGCCGAGCGGGCGGCACAGACCGGCGCCGACGGCGTCGGCCTGCTCCGGATGGAGCACATGATCCTCTCGACCAACGAGACGCCCGAGCACTACATCGAGAACCACGGCGAGGACGCCTACGTCGACGAGATCGTCCGCGGTGTGCGGGGCGTGGCCGACGAGTTCTACCCCCGGCCCGTCCGCGTGCGCACCCTGGACGCCCCGACCGACGAGTTCCGCCAGCTCGAGGGCGGCGAGGACGAGCCCCACGAGCACAACCCGATGCTCGGGTATCGGGGCATCCGGCGCTCGCTCGACCGGCCGGACGTGTTCGCCCACGAGCTGGAGGCGTTCCGCCGGCTCTGGGAGATGGGCTACGACAACGTCGAACTGATGCTCCCACTCGTCAACGACGCCGAGGACGTCCTCCGGGCGCGCACCCTGATGGAGGAGGCCGGCATCGACCCCGAGAAGCAGAACTGGGGCGTGATGATCGAGACGCCCGCCGCCGCACTCACGGTCGAGTCGATGATCGAGCACGGCATCGACTTCGCCTCCTTCGGGACGAACGACCTCACCCAGTACACGCTCGCGGTCGACCGGAACAACGGCAACGTCGCCGACCGGTTCGACGAGCTCCACCCCGCGGTGCTGGAGCTCATCGCGACGGTCATCGAGACCTGCCGCGAGCACGATGTCTCGACATCCATCTGTGGCCAGGCCGGCTCGAAGCCGGAGATGGCGCGCTTCCTCGTCAACGAGGGCGTCTCCTCCATCTCGGCCAACATCGACGCCGTCCGTGATGTCCAGCACGAGGTCAAGCGCGTCGAGCAGAAGCTGCTGCTCGACTCCGTCCGCTAG
- a CDS encoding SipW-dependent-type signal peptide-containing protein, producing MTEHIDITRRKVLAAAGAVGVTGLGAGLGTSALFNDTESFARNTLAAGDLDLRVDWQQTYSGPHPGTGDVGTHAVNAYPDHDGDGLQSFNEVQYGGPGATASADEIPGVCCDCDADEFLLVQGGETYCIDAVEDTVPIEDYYDYEGSVFASQRDAIQDPNTSSVFVYRNVDTGNVSLVVVHGSRSGGGDGGAASFDYYGLDSGASWLVTDDPPSGRDSYSVDPGFSNHLWDAGYTDGGAVGPLSDGFCVTVVPAFNEAAELYGTEGIDGTVDEWRAFDGHPDNTVDLLDGTDPVNASPITICSGCSVRSGSNLDVPEVFRSEAYPEQDHLIELSDVKPGDTGEITFSLHNCHNPAYLWLDVLNLTGAENGMTEPESTVDSDGNSELPDAVEVRFWYDRDCDNALDDGERLIYPASGYATVADLFESAGEPIDGGRRIELDGQPYDDGSRELPGDGGTLCIGFEWRVPTGVGNEIQSDSLGFDLRYYTEQSRNQ from the coding sequence ATGACGGAGCACATCGACATCACGCGACGGAAGGTACTCGCCGCTGCGGGAGCCGTGGGTGTCACTGGACTGGGGGCCGGGCTGGGGACGAGCGCCCTGTTCAACGACACCGAATCGTTCGCGCGCAACACGCTCGCGGCGGGCGACCTCGACCTGCGGGTGGACTGGCAGCAGACCTACAGCGGGCCACACCCCGGGACCGGCGACGTCGGTACGCACGCGGTCAACGCCTACCCGGACCACGACGGCGACGGCCTGCAGTCGTTCAACGAGGTCCAGTACGGCGGTCCGGGGGCCACGGCCAGCGCCGACGAGATCCCCGGCGTCTGCTGTGACTGCGATGCCGACGAGTTCCTGCTGGTCCAGGGTGGGGAGACGTACTGTATCGACGCCGTCGAGGACACCGTTCCCATCGAGGACTACTACGACTACGAGGGCTCGGTGTTCGCCTCGCAGAGGGACGCCATCCAGGACCCGAACACGAGTTCGGTCTTCGTCTACCGGAACGTCGACACCGGGAACGTGAGCCTGGTGGTGGTCCACGGCAGTCGCTCCGGCGGCGGGGACGGCGGCGCGGCGTCGTTCGACTACTACGGGCTCGACAGCGGGGCGAGCTGGCTCGTCACGGACGACCCGCCGAGCGGTCGGGACAGCTACTCCGTCGACCCGGGATTCAGCAACCACCTCTGGGACGCGGGCTACACCGACGGGGGTGCCGTCGGGCCCCTGTCCGATGGCTTCTGCGTCACGGTCGTCCCGGCGTTCAACGAGGCGGCGGAACTGTACGGCACTGAGGGCATCGACGGGACCGTCGACGAGTGGCGTGCGTTCGACGGCCACCCGGATAACACGGTCGACCTTCTGGACGGAACGGACCCGGTAAACGCGTCACCGATTACGATCTGCTCGGGCTGCAGCGTCCGGAGCGGGTCGAACCTGGATGTCCCCGAGGTCTTCCGGAGCGAGGCGTATCCGGAGCAGGACCACCTGATCGAGCTCTCGGACGTGAAACCCGGCGACACGGGGGAGATCACGTTCAGCCTCCACAACTGCCACAACCCGGCGTACCTCTGGCTGGACGTGCTGAACCTGACCGGCGCCGAGAACGGCATGACCGAACCCGAAAGTACCGTCGACAGCGACGGGAACAGCGAACTGCCGGATGCCGTCGAGGTCCGGTTCTGGTACGACCGGGACTGCGACAACGCGCTCGACGACGGCGAGCGGCTGATCTACCCCGCGTCGGGCTACGCGACCGTCGCGGACCTGTTCGAGAGCGCTGGGGAGCCCATCGACGGCGGACGGCGGATCGAACTGGACGGCCAGCCGTACGACGATGGCTCCCGCGAGCTTCCCGGCGACGGCGGCACGCTGTGCATCGGCTTCGAGTGGCGAGTTCCGACGGGGGTCGGCAACGAGATCCAGAGCGATTCGCTCGGGTTCGACCTCCGGTACTACACGGAACAGAGCCGGAACCAGTGA
- a CDS encoding signal peptidase I: MTTDERAPPTGTETGPTRATWRTAANVLGVLLLIALVVPFVVYAVPAVVGADASYVVLSGSMEPAMSPGDVIVVDEVPPERIATGDVVTFRRSGESRPTTHRVIEVVETEQGLAFRTAGDANEDPDPSLVSAEQVVGEVMTVGGYLLVIPLMGYVVQFAGTTTGMLTLIVAPLALLVLSEAYVLARSTRGGDDTAADGTAATGADDPDDHPDQPAGRGGAAESGGGGAAAAVGETSAEPDEAAGGITLTPMDLRLTVGVLLLFTAYAVWVAYMTREVWSVTAATTVGATLVLVGAMYLFGGSPPAEDADRPAAEAPGSAPESSAEPSAEPSAGPSPRRTAVAHDGGAERAVTRVADDPGTVTRNAGAGAPRMGSDTATGEGSPDGAAPGAVATDPPAPRPVASRCELTPAIMPAASDPEPAIMPAASDPEPAITAADESTDIRSPVADDPTADDAGPSTGTHTGTADAPAATAKADTAATGATDAEADTTAAEATATGGGGDRGGPRPLSSNPLIAVPFVLLYYVGYAVVEPIRFVYRRLPLVGGGGGDA; the protein is encoded by the coding sequence ATGACGACTGACGAGCGAGCCCCCCCGACGGGGACGGAGACCGGACCGACCCGAGCGACCTGGCGGACCGCCGCCAACGTCCTCGGCGTCCTCCTCCTGATCGCGCTCGTCGTCCCGTTCGTCGTCTACGCCGTGCCAGCGGTCGTCGGCGCGGACGCGAGCTACGTCGTGCTCTCGGGGAGCATGGAGCCGGCCATGAGTCCCGGCGACGTGATTGTCGTCGATGAGGTGCCGCCCGAGCGCATCGCCACGGGCGACGTCGTGACCTTCCGGCGGAGCGGCGAGTCCCGCCCGACGACCCATCGCGTGATCGAGGTGGTCGAGACCGAGCAGGGGCTCGCGTTCCGCACCGCGGGCGACGCGAACGAGGACCCGGACCCCTCGCTGGTGTCGGCCGAGCAGGTCGTCGGCGAGGTGATGACCGTCGGCGGCTACCTGCTCGTCATCCCGCTGATGGGCTACGTCGTCCAGTTCGCCGGGACCACGACGGGCATGCTCACCCTGATCGTCGCGCCGCTGGCGCTGCTGGTGCTCTCGGAGGCCTACGTGCTCGCTCGCTCTACCCGGGGCGGGGACGACACGGCGGCCGACGGCACGGCCGCGACCGGGGCGGACGACCCCGACGACCACCCGGACCAGCCCGCCGGTCGGGGCGGGGCTGCCGAGAGCGGGGGGGGCGGTGCTGCGGCCGCCGTGGGCGAGACGAGCGCCGAGCCCGACGAGGCCGCGGGGGGCATCACGCTCACTCCGATGGACCTCCGGCTGACCGTCGGGGTGCTGCTCCTGTTCACGGCGTATGCCGTCTGGGTGGCGTACATGACTCGCGAGGTCTGGTCCGTGACCGCGGCGACGACCGTGGGCGCGACGCTCGTCCTCGTCGGCGCGATGTACCTGTTCGGCGGCTCGCCGCCGGCCGAGGACGCCGACCGGCCGGCTGCGGAGGCGCCCGGCTCCGCGCCTGAATCATCGGCGGAGCCGTCCGCGGAGCCGTCCGCGGGGCCGTCCCCTCGGCGCACCGCGGTAGCGCACGACGGCGGTGCCGAGCGGGCCGTCACGCGGGTCGCCGACGACCCGGGTACGGTCACGCGCAACGCGGGGGCTGGCGCACCCCGGATGGGGTCCGATACGGCCACCGGCGAGGGATCGCCCGACGGCGCGGCTCCCGGGGCGGTGGCCACCGACCCACCGGCGCCGAGACCGGTCGCCAGCCGGTGCGAGCTGACGCCGGCGATCATGCCTGCCGCGAGCGACCCGGAACCGGCGATCATGCCTGCCGCGAGCGACCCGGAACCGGCCATCACGGCCGCTGACGAGTCGACCGACATCAGGTCTCCGGTCGCCGACGATCCGACGGCGGACGACGCTGGCCCGTCCACCGGAACGCACACCGGAACGGCCGACGCTCCCGCCGCCACCGCGAAGGCCGATACCGCCGCAACCGGGGCCACCGACGCGGAGGCTGACACCACAGCGGCCGAGGCCACAGCGACCGGGGGCGGGGGCGACCGCGGCGGACCTCGCCCGCTGTCCAGCAATCCGCTGATCGCCGTGCCGTTCGTCCTGCTCTACTACGTGGGCTACGCGGTCGTCGAGCCGATCCGGTTCGTCTATCGTCGGCTCCCGCTCGTCGGTGGAGGTGGTGGCGATGCCTGA
- a CDS encoding SipW-dependent-type signal peptide-containing protein, with product MTDRSFELTRRKALAGLATVGAAGAGAGLGTSALFNDTESFLNNSIQAGTLNLQVNGQLIASNYADAPGPTVTKDGDTPKAVIELSDVKPGDYYVYCFEMIVQGNPGYVQVFSGGLDSNEGTGPNANPEPETNTDPSDGGELDDLLLTTLWQSFDGPTDGTGTREDLANLLPETNDDSDSVETVSYQMPAAIPGPEYGAVSGTVDYTTFSQVYERFDGGVTIVDGSGMPLAIGSGDPSSSGDEPDRLFMYLLLELPAEVGNEVQGDELSFDLEFVAEQTRNNDVPFNDLQGLIDETPSGGTLSLPPGDYRGGVTIDKPITIKGPTAGTSGKTANNAGSPSATIYPITDDSAGIVLDVQSDGVVIDGVVVDGDSPELTGGTSLNGAEVNAGYGVLNTGPGRNGDMTVRNTIFRNLPFGLYFWGPNSGATGGVAKGCLFQNTDRGIIPIFNSYPEIAGNCMRDVRIGIQTNTYYNANSGGAALIEDNDIESSRLGIWHNLHFSNASPFTIQDNLLSSTTGSSENWGLFLSSIQSGVDADVLDNEVKDSEYGVAAWNLPTSATVSVEGGTLTNNKVGAVAFEDYVDYNGDGNADGAPFSVTFDGISISGSSDVDVLATEDSGYETFSEDDDAGSSGVQDSGEPEVQVTLQNMGGVSTREEGGAEIN from the coding sequence ATGACAGATCGAAGCTTCGAACTCACGCGACGGAAGGCGCTTGCGGGGCTCGCCACGGTGGGAGCCGCGGGTGCGGGCGCTGGGCTGGGCACGAGTGCCCTGTTCAACGACACGGAATCGTTCCTGAACAACTCGATCCAGGCGGGGACGCTGAATCTGCAGGTCAACGGCCAGCTAATCGCGTCGAACTACGCGGACGCTCCTGGCCCGACCGTGACGAAAGACGGGGATACACCGAAGGCTGTAATCGAACTGTCGGACGTGAAGCCGGGAGACTACTACGTCTACTGCTTCGAGATGATCGTGCAGGGGAACCCCGGCTACGTTCAGGTGTTTTCCGGAGGGCTCGATAGCAACGAAGGGACCGGACCGAATGCCAATCCGGAACCGGAGACGAACACGGACCCCTCGGATGGCGGCGAACTCGACGACCTGCTCCTCACGACACTCTGGCAGTCGTTCGATGGACCGACCGACGGCACCGGGACCCGGGAAGACCTCGCCAACCTGCTGCCGGAGACGAACGACGACAGTGACAGCGTCGAGACGGTATCGTACCAGATGCCGGCAGCAATCCCGGGACCGGAGTACGGAGCGGTGAGCGGTACCGTCGACTACACGACGTTCTCGCAGGTGTACGAACGCTTCGATGGCGGCGTAACTATCGTCGACGGGAGCGGAATGCCGCTCGCAATCGGGTCCGGCGACCCCAGCTCATCGGGTGACGAGCCGGATCGGCTGTTCATGTATCTCCTCCTCGAACTTCCGGCCGAGGTCGGCAACGAGGTTCAGGGCGACGAACTTTCCTTCGACTTGGAATTCGTCGCCGAGCAGACCCGGAATAACGACGTTCCGTTCAACGACCTCCAGGGACTTATCGATGAGACGCCGTCCGGTGGAACCCTTTCCCTCCCTCCCGGCGACTACCGTGGAGGCGTGACCATCGACAAGCCCATCACCATCAAGGGCCCTACCGCCGGGACTAGCGGGAAGACCGCGAACAATGCTGGCAGTCCTAGTGCGACCATCTACCCGATTACGGATGATTCGGCTGGAATCGTCCTCGATGTCCAGTCGGACGGGGTCGTCATCGACGGAGTCGTCGTTGATGGAGACAGTCCGGAGCTCACCGGTGGGACCAGTCTGAACGGTGCAGAGGTGAACGCGGGCTACGGTGTCCTCAATACCGGCCCCGGCAGGAACGGCGACATGACTGTCCGCAATACCATCTTCCGGAATCTTCCCTTTGGACTGTACTTCTGGGGGCCCAACAGCGGGGCCACAGGTGGCGTAGCAAAGGGGTGCCTCTTCCAGAATACTGACCGCGGAATAATTCCAATATTCAATTCGTATCCGGAGATTGCTGGAAATTGCATGCGTGATGTGCGTATAGGAATCCAGACGAACACGTATTACAACGCCAACAGTGGAGGTGCCGCACTGATCGAGGACAACGATATCGAATCATCCCGCCTCGGCATCTGGCACAATCTGCACTTCTCGAACGCTTCGCCGTTTACGATTCAGGACAACCTCCTCTCGTCGACCACTGGCAGTTCGGAGAACTGGGGACTGTTCCTCTCCTCGATCCAGAGTGGCGTTGATGCCGACGTTCTCGATAATGAAGTGAAGGACTCCGAGTACGGTGTCGCAGCGTGGAACCTTCCGACGAGTGCGACTGTCTCAGTCGAAGGGGGGACCCTGACGAACAACAAAGTCGGTGCCGTCGCCTTCGAGGACTACGTCGACTACAACGGGGACGGAAACGCCGATGGGGCCCCCTTCTCCGTGACCTTCGACGGCATCAGCATCAGCGGTTCTTCAGATGTCGATGTACTTGCCACGGAGGACAGCGGGTACGAGACATTCTCCGAGGACGACGACGCTGGTTCCAGCGGAGTCCAGGATTCTGGCGAGCCTGAAGTCCAGGTGACGCTCCAGAACATGGGTGGCGTCTCGACGCGAGAAGAGGGCGGCGCAGAGATCAACTGA